A window of the Ostrea edulis chromosome 1, xbOstEdul1.1, whole genome shotgun sequence genome harbors these coding sequences:
- the LOC125650050 gene encoding protein unc-119 homolog B-like codes for MSTTTGKKKSGGFLTRQAKSKDKTIDSVTEDELLKRDAITPEEVLRLNRITEKYLCSPEANIFGIDFTRFKLRDMDSGAVLFEVAKPPPPDDSESDTDIEEIDPHAGRFVRYQFTPQFLKLKTVGATVEFVVGDKPVNKFRMIERHFFRDKLLKSFDFEFGFCIPQSRNTVEHIYEFPVLSPEEVEDMIRHPFETRSDSFYFVEDTLIMHNKADYAYNGGT; via the exons ATGAGTACTACAACAGGTAAAAAGAAAAGTGGTGGTTTTTTAACACGCCAGGCCAAATCTAAGGACAAAACTATTGACTCTGTGACTGAAGACGAGTTGCTGAAGAGGGACGCAATTACTCCAGAAGAAGTTCTTCGATTGAATAGAATTACAGAAA AGTATTTATGTTCTCCTGAAGCCAACATATTTGGTATAGACTTTACAAGATTCAAGTTGAGAGACATGGATTCAGGAGCTGTTTTGTTTGAAGTTGCCAAACCTCCACCACCAG ATGATAGTGAATCTGATACAGATATTGAAGAAATAGACCCTCATGCTGGAAGATTTGTACGATACCAGTTCACACCAcagtttttaaaacttaaaacagTTGGAGCAAC aGTTGAATTTGTTGTTGGAGACAAACCAGTGAATAAATTCAGAATGATAGAGCGACATTTTTTCCGTGATAAACTTCTGAAAAGCTTTGACTTCGAATTTGGATTCTGTATACCACAAAGCAGAAATACAGTGgaacatatttatgaatttccTGTGCTATCACCAGAGGAAG tgGAGGATATGATCAGACATCCATTTGAGACAAGGTCAGACAGCTTTTATTTTGTGGAAGATACACTCATCATGCATAACAAAGCAGACTATGCCTACAATGGAGGAACATAG
- the LOC130047889 gene encoding uncharacterized protein LOC130047889, which translates to MSVMFLDQIITMALALRPEIKEAVCYNAVSHNALKTQQDNAVSHNALKTQQDNAVSHNALKTQQNNAVSHNALKTQQDNTVSHNALKTQQDNAVSHNALKTQQDNAVSHNALKTQQDNAVSHNALKTQQDNAVSHNALKTQQDNAVSHNALKTQQDNAVSHNALKTQQDNAVFHNAQKTQQDNAVSHNALKTQQDNAVSHNALKTQQDNAVSHNALKTQQDNAVSHNALKTQQDNAVSHNALKTQQDNPVSHNALKTQQDNAVSHNALKTQQDNAVSHNALKTQQDNAVSHNALKTQQDNAVSHNALKTQQDNAVSHNALKTQQDNAVSHNALKTQQDNDVSHNALKTQQDNAVSHNALKTQQDNAVSHNALKTQQDNAVFHNAQKTQQDNAVSHNALKTQQDNAVSHNALKTQQDNAVSHNALKTQQDNAVSHNALKTQQDNAVSHNALKTQQDNAVSHNALKTQQDNAVSHNALKTQQDNAVSHNALKTQQDNAVSHNALKTQQDNAVSHNALKTQQDNAVSHNALKTQQDNAVSHNALKTQQDNAVSHNALKTQLEFYPLGFQKLEQPPYSTDFASMDFRVFPEVKEDLSGLQFETT; encoded by the exons ATGTCTGTGATGTTCCTTGATCAAATCATAACCATGGCTCTAGCATTACGTCCTGAAATCAAAGAAGCAGTCTGCT ATAACGCCGTATCCCACAACGCCCTGAAAACACAGCAAGATAACGCCGTATCCCACAACGCCCTGAAAACACAGCAAGATAACGCCGTATCCCACAACGCCCTGAAAACACAGCAAAATAACGCCGTATCCCACAACGCCCTGAAAACACAGCAAGATAACACCGTATCCCACAACGCTCTGAAAACACAGCAAGATAACGCCGTATCCCACAACGCCCTGAAAACACAGCAAGATAACGCCGTATCCCACAACGCCCTGAAAACACAGCAAGATAACGCCGTATCCCACAACGCTCTGAAAACACAGCAAGATAACGCCGTATCCCACAACGCCCTGAAAACACAGCAAGATAACGCCGTATCCCACAACGCTCTGAAAACACAGCAAGATAACGCCGTATCCCACAACGCTCTGAAAACACAGCAAGATAACGCCGTATTCCACAACGCTCAGAAAACACAGCAAGATAACGCCGTATCCCACAACGCTCTGAAAACACAGCAAGATAACGCCGTATCCCACAACGCCCTGAAAACACAACAAGATAACGCCGTATCCCACAACGCTCTGAAAACACAGCAAGATAACGCCGTATCCCACAACGCCCTGAAAACACAGCAAGATAACGCCGTATCCCACAACGCCCTGAAAACACAGCAAGATAACCCCGTATCCCACAACGCTCTGAAAACACAGCAAGATAACGCCGTATCCCACAACGCCCTGAAAACACAGCAAGATAACGCCGTATCCCACAACGCCCTGAAAACACAGCAAGATAACGCCGTATCCCACAACGCTCTGAAAACACAGCAAGATAACGCCGTATCCCACAACGCCCTGAAAACACAGCAAGATAACGCCGTATCCCACAACGCCCTGAAAACACAGCAAGATAACGCCGTATCCCACAACGCTCTGAAAACACAGCAAGATAACGACGTATCCCACAACGCCCTGAAAACACAGCAAGATAACGCCGTATCCCACAACGCTCTGAAAACACAGCAAGATAACGCCGTATCCCACAACGCTCTGAAAACACAGCAAGATAACGCCGTATTCCACAACGCTCAGAAAACACAGCAAGATAACGCCGTATCTCACAACGCTCTGAAAACACAGCAAGATAACGCCGTATCCCACAACGCTCTGAAAACACAGCAAGATAACGCCGTATCCCACAACGCCCTGAAAACACAGCAAGATAACGCCGTATCCCACAACGCTCTGAAAACACAGCAAGATAACGCCGTATCCCACAACGCTCTGAAAACACAGCAAGATAACGCCGTATCCCACAACGCCCTGAAAACACAGCAAGATAACGCCGTATCCCACAACGCCCTGAAAACACAGCAAGATAACGCCGTATCCCACAACGCCCTGAAAACACAGCAAGATAACGCCGTATCCCACAACGCCCTGAAAACACAGCAAGATAACGCCGTATCCCACAACGCTCTGAAAACACAGCAAGATAACGCCGTATCCCACAACGCTCTGAAAACACAGCAAGATAACGCCGTATCCCACAACGCTCTGAAAACACAGCAAGATAACGCCGTATCCCACAACGCTCTGAAAACACAGCTTGAATTCTATCCTCTGGGTTTCCAAAAATTAGAACAACCTCCTTATAGCACCGACTTTGCATCGATGGACTTTCGCGTTTTCCCCGAGGTGAAGGAAGATCTAAGTGGTTTACAGTTTGAGACTACTTAG